The region CGACAGAGGGGTGAGCGCCGAGACGAGCCGCTCCAGCCAGGGCAGCAGGGGGAAGAATGCGAGGTTCGAGTGGACGTCGCCGTTGGGCAGCCGCACCTCGTAGCCGTAGCCGAGATCGGCGACGCGGGTGTACCAGAGCGAGTCCCAGCGCGCCGTCAGCAGTTTGTGGGCGCTCTTGCCGTTCGCCGCGCTCCACAGGGCGAGCGTGAGGACGCCCAGGGCCCGCACCGCGGCGTACCCGAGGAGGGCCGGCGCGGCCCGGCTTGGCGCGCTCGCGCCGGGCGGCGTCGCGAGGGGCGTCTCAAGATCGGTCACGGGCTCGATTATCGACGGCGAGCGGAACCGGGCGGCCGTCCGGGGCGTGGTGCCCCAGAGGGGGCGTGGCGTACGCCACATGCTCGGTAAGGAGAACGTGAGAGGTCTGCCACGTGTATGAGACAGGAACTCGCGTACGCTGGCCGCTCACTCGCCTTTGATGCGTGCGTCCGGGACCCCGCTCCTCCAGGACCGCAGCCGCAGGGAGTCCCCACCCAGCGGATCGCCGAACGCGAGGGAACATCTGGGAGGTACGTACATGTCCGGGACGACCACGGCCGCCGCGCGTCGCCGTCGGGAGGCCGGAGCCGGTGCCAACCGCTGGGTCGTCCTCGTGGTGCTGTGCGCCAGCCTGCTCCTCGTGGCCCTCGATGCCACCGTGCTGCACGTCGCGGTGCCCGCCGTCACCGAGGACCTCAAGCCCGGCGCGATAGAACTGCTCTGGATCGTCGACATCTACCCGCTCGTCTGCGCCGCGCTGCTGATCCTCTTCGGCACGCTGGGTGACCGGGTGGGCCGCAGGCGTGTGCTCCTCCTCGGATACGGACTCTTCGGCATCGCCTCCGGGATCGCCGCGCTCGCCGACAACGCCCAGGTCCTCATCGGCGCGCGCGCCCTGCTCGGCGTCGGCGGCGCGATGATCATGCCCGCGACCCTGTCGATCCTGCGCCAGGTCTTTCCCGACCGGCGGGAGCGGGCGCTCGCGATCGGCATCTGGAGCGCCGTCGCGGCGGTGGGCGCGGCGGTCGGGCCGCTGCTCGGCGGGTTCCTCCTCGAACACTTCTGGTGGGGATCGGTCTTCCTCGTCAACATTCCGCTGATGCTGATAAGCCTGCCGATCGGACGGCTGCTGCTGCCCGAGTCCTACGGCGACCGCGACGGTCCCTGGGACGTGGTGGGGGCCCTGATGGCAGCCGCCGGGCTTTTCGGGCTCGTGCTCGGGGTCAAGCGGCTCGGCGGCGGCGAAGCGCCGTTCGGTCCGTTCACGCTGGCGCCGCTGGTCGTGGGCGGCGCGCTGATGTTCGCCTTCGTACGGCGCCAGCGACGGCGTACGCATCCGCTGGTGGACCTGCGGATGTTCTCGCGGCCCGCGTTCAGTACGTCCGTGGGCTGCATCGTCCTCGCCATGCTCGCGCTGGTCGGCCTTGAGCTGATCGCCGCGCAGTACCTGCAACTGGTCCTCGGGCTCTCGCCCCTGCAGACCGGCCTGCGGCTGCTGCCGCTCACCTTCGCGGCGATGGCCGCGGGGCTCGCGGGGGCGCGGCTGCTGCGACGGTTCGGGCCGCGCGCGATGGTCTGTTTCGGGTTCTGTCTCACGGCGGTGGCCGTCGTCACGCTCACCGCGATGGGCGGCGACGACAACACCGGGCTGCTGCTGTTCGGGTTCGTGCTGCTGGGGTTCGGGCTGGAGACGACGCTCTTCGGGGCGTACGAGTCGATGCTGAGCGAGGCGCCGCCGGCGCAGGCGGGTGGGGCGGCGGCGATCGGCGAGACCTCGTACCAGCTGGGGGCGGGGATCGGGATCGCGCTTCTGGGGAGTGTGATGAACGCGGCGTACGCGCCCGGACTGTCGTCCGTACCGGGGGTCTCGCCGGGGGACTCCGCTGCGGCGGGGCACTCGTTGGGAGAGGCGTACGACGTCGCCGCGCGGCTCGGCGGGGTGCGGGGTGCGGCCCTGCGTCATGCGGCTCGGGACTCCTTCGTGCACGGACTGCATGTGACGTTGCTCGTCAGTGCGGGGTTGTTGTTGCTGGGGGCGGGGATGGCGTTGCGGTTGCCCCGGGTCATGGAGTGCGGGGTGCCTGCGGCGGGCTCGGCGGAGATTCCGGCGCCGCGGGGGGTTGCGGAGTCCCGCGTCTCGGCGTAGCCGAGCTTCACCCACCCACGCACCACCCGTTTCCACCATGTCGCCACGTGCGGCTCTCCCGGGGGGCTTGTCCGCCGTCGGCGCCTGCCGGTCCGCTCGGAGAGCGGCCACGCGCCGCCGCCGACGGCGCTTCACCCCCGCGGGGGACCCGCACGTGTCGGGGTGCTGGAAACGGGTGGTGCGTGGGTGGGAGAGGTACTGGACGTGCGGGACGCTGGGTCGTACCGTCGGGGCGAGACCGTAACTAGCGGTGCTAGTTTTAGCGTGCCGGAGGCTGCCCCCATGTCCGCGTCCCCGAAGCTCCCGCCCTTCGACCCCACCGACCCCCTCGGCCTCGACGACCTCCTGGACCCGGAGGACCTGGCGATCCGGGAGACCGTACGGACATGGGCCGCGGACCGGGTGCTGCCGTATGTCGCCGAGTGGTACGAGAAGGGCGAGCTGCCCGGGATCCGGGAGCTGGCGCGCGAGCTGGGCGGGATCGGGGCGCTCGGGATGTCGTTGGAGGGGTACGGATGCGCGGGGGCGACCGCCGTGCAGTACGGGCTCGCCTGTCTGGAGCTGGAGGCCGCCGACTCGGGCATCCGGTCCCTCGTCTCCGTACAGGGCTCCCTCGCCATGTACGCCATTCACCGGTTCGGGAGCGAGGAGCAGAAGCAGGCGTGGCTGCCGCGCATGGCCGCCGGTGAGGTCATCGGGTGCTTCGGGCTGACCGAGCCCGACCACGGGTCCGACCCCGGCGCCATGCGGACGTATGCCAAGCGCGACGGCGGCGACTGGGTCCTCAACGGGCGGAAGATGTGGATCACGAACGGGTCCGTGGCCGGGGTCGCGGTCGTCTGGGCGCAGAGTGAGGACGGGATCCGGGGGTTCGTCGTGCCCACCGACGCTCCCGGGTTCTCCGCTCCCGAGATCAAGCACAAATGGTCCCTGCGGGCGAGCGTCACCAGTGAGCTCGTACTCGACGACGTACGGCTGCCCGCCGACGCCGTGCTGCCGGACGTGACCGGGCTCAAGGGCCCGCTCAGCTGTCTGTCGCACGCGCGGTACGGGATCGTGTGGGGCTCGATGGGTGCCGCGCGGGCCAGTTTCGAGGCCGCCGTCGAGTACGCGAAGACGCGCGAGCAGTTCGGGCGTCCCATCGGCGGCTTCCAGCTCACCCAGGCCAAGCTCGCCGACATGGCGGTGGAACTGCACAAGGGGATTCTGCTCGCCCACCATCTTGGGCGGCGCATGGACGCGGGACGGCTCCGTCCCGAGCAGGTCAGCTTCGGCAAGCTCAACAACGTACGGGAGGCGATCGAGATCTGCCGGACCGCCCGTACCATCCTCGGCGCCAACGGGATCTCGCTCGAATACCCCGTGATGCGGCACGCGACCAACCTCGAATCGGTGCTCACCTACGAGGGCACCGTCGAGATGCACCAACTCGTGCTGGGCAAGGCGCTCACCGGACTCGACGCCTTTCGGTGAGTCGAGCACCGGAGAGCAGGGCCGGTGAGCGGCCCTGCCTCAGCTCTGGTTGAAGAAGCCGTCCGCCTGACGCCTTGGGGCCTCGCCGCTGACGATCTCGGTGTTGGCAGGGGTCAGCAGGAAGACCCGGGTGGCGACCCGCTCGATGGTGCCGTGCAGGCCGAAGGTCAGGCCGGCCGCGAAGTCCACCACGCGCTTGGCGTCGGCGGGCTCCATGGCCGTGAGGTTGATGATGACCGGGACGCCGTCCCGGAAGAGTTCGCCGATGCCGCGTGCGTCCCGGAAGCTGTCCGGGGTGACCGTGCCGATCCGGCGGCCTGATTCTTCCGCCGTCTCGGACGCGACCTTCACGCGCGGGTCCGTGACCCAGGCATCGCCGGAGTCCTGTCCTTCGGCGTAGTTGTCGTCGTCGTAGTAACGCTCGTCATCGTTGTCGTCGACGAGGCCAAGCCAGGCACTCGCCTTGCGCACCGATCCCATGGACGCCTCCTCTCACAGCGGTCTTTCTTGCTTTCCGCATCCCCATGGTCGTCCATGATGCGGATGTCGCGCCAAGTGGATAGACGCCGCGCGGGGGTTTCGTGACGGTACTGGTGCACAGCGAATTCGTCGAGAGCCCGCGTGCCCCAAGGGTCTTGCCGTGTACGACTGCTGACTGTGAGTGAAATATGATTCTCGACGGCGTTCGGGTGATGGGTGGGGCGTACGGGTGAACGAGGGGGTCGGTACGATGCCGCAGCTCAACGTCGTACGAGGCACGGGGGAGTGTCATGTTCGGAATCGTGAGGCCCTGCAGCCACCGCCTCGGTGAGGGGCTCAAAACGCAGTGGATGGCGCATCTGTGCGGACTCTGTCTCGCGTTGCGCGGAGACCACGGACAGTTCGCTCGGGTTGTCACCAATTACGATGGGCTGCTGATATCGGTTTTGACGGAGGCTCAGGTCGAGCGCACCACCGGGTGGCGGCGTACGGCGGGGCCGTGCCCGTTGCGCGGGATGCGGACCGCGTCCGTCGCACAGGGTGAGGGAGCCCGCCTCGCCGCCGCCGTCTCGCTGGTGCTGGCCTCGGCCAAGGTGCGCGACCACGTGGCGGACAAGGACGGGCTGTTGGCGCGCAGGCCGGTGGCGCTCGCCGCCCGCCGGGTCGCCGCGAGCTGGGGGCGCGCCGGGGCCCGTACCGGATCCGACGTGGGCTTCGACACCGCCGTACTCGTCGACGCCGTCGACCGGCAGGTCGGCATCGAGGCGCTCGCCGGTCCCGGGACGCCGCTTCTGACCGTCACCGAGCCCACCGAGACCGCGACCGCCGCCGCCTTCGCGCACACGGCCGTCCTGGCCGGGCGGCCGGGCAACGCCGAGCCGCTCGCCGAGGCCGGCCGGCTCTTCGGGCGGCTCGCGCATCTGCTGGACGCCGTGGAGGACCGGGAGACCGACGCCGCGTCGGGGGCGTGGAACCCGCTCACGGCCACCGGCACCCCGCTCGTGGAGGCGCGTCGGCTCGCCGATGACGCTCTGCGCGGGATACGGCTCGCGCTGCGCGAGGTGGAGTTCACGGACGGCAAGCTGGCCCATCTGCTGCTCGCGCACGAGCTGGGGCGGTCGGTGGACCGCGCGTTCGGGACCGCGGGATGCGGGCACCAGGTCCACGCGGACGGTGTGCGAGGGGCCTTCGGGCCGCCGCAGCACGGTGGGCCGTACAACCCGCAGAGCCCGCCGGGTCCGTACGACGGGCAGAATCCTTACGCCGGTGGCGGCAACCCCTTCGGCGGCGGTCCCTCCTTCCCGCCGCCCGGACCCGGCAAGCGAGGCTTCTGGGCCGGGTGCGCGGCCGCGATCGGGGTGTGCTGCACCTGCAAGGTGTGCTGTGCCGACGAGTTCGAGGGGCCGTGGTCGCGAAAGAGGCGCGAGGGCTGCCTCGGCAACTGCGACTGTGACTGCAGCTGCTGCGAGGCCTGTGAGATCTGCGAGTGCTGTGAATGCTGCTCGTGCTGCGACTGCGGCCTGTGACGGACCTCGTATACGGCGGCGTGGGCGATCACGCCGACGAAAGGATCGGGCCTGCCCATTCGGGGATGTCATTGTTTCCGGGGCGTAAAACAAAAACATGATCGGGTGACCGGGATGCCGTAGCGGTCGTTGGTCCGGCGCAGAACCAATTCTGCCCTGCCAGTAACTCGTCCTCGCCCTAAGGCACTTCAGCGAATTCTTGCGAGACATCTCACGATGCCAAGTCGTCAAGCCGCTGCGGCCGTTTTGGTAGGGAAGGCGACGAGTTCGTCGAACAGTTCGCCCTTCTGCAGGCAGTGGTAGAGCTGGCCGATCATGCGGTTGAACAGGTGCCGCTGGGCGGCCGCGTGCCAGTCTCCCCGTTCGCGCCGTCGCCGGTAGTGGGCGT is a window of Streptomyces mirabilis DNA encoding:
- a CDS encoding MFS transporter, which produces MSGTTTAAARRRREAGAGANRWVVLVVLCASLLLVALDATVLHVAVPAVTEDLKPGAIELLWIVDIYPLVCAALLILFGTLGDRVGRRRVLLLGYGLFGIASGIAALADNAQVLIGARALLGVGGAMIMPATLSILRQVFPDRRERALAIGIWSAVAAVGAAVGPLLGGFLLEHFWWGSVFLVNIPLMLISLPIGRLLLPESYGDRDGPWDVVGALMAAAGLFGLVLGVKRLGGGEAPFGPFTLAPLVVGGALMFAFVRRQRRRTHPLVDLRMFSRPAFSTSVGCIVLAMLALVGLELIAAQYLQLVLGLSPLQTGLRLLPLTFAAMAAGLAGARLLRRFGPRAMVCFGFCLTAVAVVTLTAMGGDDNTGLLLFGFVLLGFGLETTLFGAYESMLSEAPPAQAGGAAAIGETSYQLGAGIGIALLGSVMNAAYAPGLSSVPGVSPGDSAAAGHSLGEAYDVAARLGGVRGAALRHAARDSFVHGLHVTLLVSAGLLLLGAGMALRLPRVMECGVPAAGSAEIPAPRGVAESRVSA
- a CDS encoding acyl-CoA dehydrogenase family protein; protein product: MSASPKLPPFDPTDPLGLDDLLDPEDLAIRETVRTWAADRVLPYVAEWYEKGELPGIRELARELGGIGALGMSLEGYGCAGATAVQYGLACLELEAADSGIRSLVSVQGSLAMYAIHRFGSEEQKQAWLPRMAAGEVIGCFGLTEPDHGSDPGAMRTYAKRDGGDWVLNGRKMWITNGSVAGVAVVWAQSEDGIRGFVVPTDAPGFSAPEIKHKWSLRASVTSELVLDDVRLPADAVLPDVTGLKGPLSCLSHARYGIVWGSMGAARASFEAAVEYAKTREQFGRPIGGFQLTQAKLADMAVELHKGILLAHHLGRRMDAGRLRPEQVSFGKLNNVREAIEICRTARTILGANGISLEYPVMRHATNLESVLTYEGTVEMHQLVLGKALTGLDAFR
- a CDS encoding cell division protein SepF, giving the protein MGSVRKASAWLGLVDDNDDERYYDDDNYAEGQDSGDAWVTDPRVKVASETAEESGRRIGTVTPDSFRDARGIGELFRDGVPVIINLTAMEPADAKRVVDFAAGLTFGLHGTIERVATRVFLLTPANTEIVSGEAPRRQADGFFNQS
- a CDS encoding DUF5685 family protein — protein: MFGIVRPCSHRLGEGLKTQWMAHLCGLCLALRGDHGQFARVVTNYDGLLISVLTEAQVERTTGWRRTAGPCPLRGMRTASVAQGEGARLAAAVSLVLASAKVRDHVADKDGLLARRPVALAARRVAASWGRAGARTGSDVGFDTAVLVDAVDRQVGIEALAGPGTPLLTVTEPTETATAAAFAHTAVLAGRPGNAEPLAEAGRLFGRLAHLLDAVEDRETDAASGAWNPLTATGTPLVEARRLADDALRGIRLALREVEFTDGKLAHLLLAHELGRSVDRAFGTAGCGHQVHADGVRGAFGPPQHGGPYNPQSPPGPYDGQNPYAGGGNPFGGGPSFPPPGPGKRGFWAGCAAAIGVCCTCKVCCADEFEGPWSRKRREGCLGNCDCDCSCCEACEICECCECCSCCDCGL